In a genomic window of Mycteria americana isolate JAX WOST 10 ecotype Jacksonville Zoo and Gardens unplaced genomic scaffold, USCA_MyAme_1.0 Scaffold_46, whole genome shotgun sequence:
- the LOC142403840 gene encoding olfactory receptor 14J1-like, which produces MSNSSSTTQFLLLAFADTRELQLLHFWLFLGIYLAALLGNGLIITAVACDHRLHTPMYFFLFNLSLIDLGSISTTFPKAMANALWDTRTISYAGCVVQVFLFTLLIVAECCLLTVMAYDRCIAICKPLHYGTLLGSRACVHMAAAAWGSGFLNSLLHTANTFSIPLCQGNALDQFFCEIPQILKLSCSHSYLREVGLIVVSACLVLGCFIFIMLSYVEIFRAVLRIPSEQGRHKAFSTCLPHLAVVSLFISTGTFAYLKPPFISSPSLDLLVAVLYSVVPPAVNPFIYSMRNQEIKDALKKVIHPVVFQQQ; this is translated from the coding sequence atgtccaacagcagctccaccacccagttcctcctcctggcatttgcagacacgcgggagctgcagctcttgcacttctggctcttcctgggcatctacctggctgccctcctgggcaacggcctcatcatcactgccgtagcctgcgaccaccgcctccacacccccatgtatttcttcctcttcaacctctccctcattgaccttggctccatctctaccacttTCCCCAAAGCAATGGCCAAtgccctctgggacaccaggaccaTCTCCTACGCAGGATGTGTTGTACAGGTCTTTCTGTTTACCTTATTGATAGtagcagagtgttgtcttctcactgtcatggcctatgaccgctgcattgccatctgcaaacccctgcactacgggaccctcctgggcagcagagcttgtgtccacatggcagcagctgcctggggcagcgggtttctcaattctctccttcacactgccaatacattttccatacccctctgccaaggcaatgccctggaccagttcttctgtgaaatcccccagatcctcaagctctcctgctcacactcctacctcagggaagttgggcttattgtggttagtgcctgtttagtgttgggatgttttattttcatcatgctgtCCTATGTggagatcttcagggctgtgctgaggatcccctctgagcagggacggcacaaagccttttccacgtgcctccctcacctggctgtggtctccctctttatcagcactggcacatttgcctacctgaagccccccttcatctcctctccatccctggatctgctggttgctgttctgtactcagtggttcctccagcagtgaaccccttcatctacagcatgaggaaccaggagatcaaagatgcactgaagaaggtGATTCATCCCgtagtctttcagcagcaataa